In the genome of Nitrospira japonica, one region contains:
- a CDS encoding WD40 repeat domain-containing protein has product MTEQSPASTVTAPTSQTPHVDFLEYWTAGAREVKTFRGHSHGIWSVAFAPDALTLASAGVDRLVRIWDIETGRLLRSLRGHTNDIRAVAFTPDGQTLATGSEDRTIRLWNPKTGEPLKLLFTRYDHNVCSLSLSPDGLMLARGSHNKDIKIWEVTTGTELMTLLGKDQYDHHWSVCVAFSPDGMHLASGTDIGKVKIWEVLPSGEEKVLHNGHWKEDADDSTETRGYFIEDDGGFQKPMDYWIGAMTFTPDAKHLITGSRDQTIKMFEMPQGLEHRTLRGHTGWVRTLVVTPDGKVLISGSDDNTIRFWDLATGRCFRTIKTHTGGVRCVALSPDGLSLASASWDRTVKLWSGGPEPTE; this is encoded by the coding sequence ATGACTGAACAAAGCCCTGCTTCTACGGTTACGGCGCCGACTTCGCAAACTCCCCACGTCGATTTCCTGGAATATTGGACCGCGGGGGCACGAGAGGTGAAGACCTTCCGCGGGCACTCCCACGGAATCTGGTCCGTCGCGTTCGCCCCTGACGCCCTCACGTTGGCCAGCGCCGGCGTGGACCGTCTCGTCCGTATCTGGGACATCGAAACCGGTCGACTCCTTCGTTCTCTCCGCGGCCATACCAATGACATCAGGGCGGTGGCGTTCACCCCGGACGGGCAAACTCTGGCGACCGGAAGCGAAGACCGGACGATCAGGCTGTGGAATCCGAAGACCGGCGAACCGCTCAAACTCCTCTTCACCCGCTATGACCACAACGTCTGCAGTCTCTCCCTTTCGCCGGACGGACTGATGCTGGCGCGCGGCAGTCACAACAAAGACATCAAGATCTGGGAAGTCACGACCGGGACCGAATTGATGACCCTGTTGGGAAAAGATCAGTACGATCACCACTGGTCGGTCTGCGTGGCATTTTCTCCAGACGGCATGCATCTGGCCAGCGGAACGGACATCGGCAAGGTCAAGATTTGGGAGGTCTTGCCGAGCGGGGAAGAAAAGGTCCTCCACAACGGCCACTGGAAAGAAGATGCCGATGATTCGACCGAAACACGGGGCTATTTCATCGAGGACGACGGCGGATTTCAAAAGCCCATGGACTATTGGATCGGAGCCATGACGTTTACTCCGGACGCCAAGCATCTGATCACCGGCAGCCGAGACCAGACGATCAAAATGTTCGAAATGCCTCAGGGCCTCGAGCACCGGACGCTCCGGGGACATACAGGCTGGGTACGAACGCTGGTGGTGACACCGGACGGCAAGGTACTCATCAGCGGAAGCGACGACAACACGATCCGATTCTGGGATCTGGCAACCGGGCGTTGCTTCCGAACCATCAAGACGCACACCGGCGGCGTTCGCTGTGTCGCACTCTCTCCGGATGGTCTGTCGCTCGCCAGCGCGTCGTGGGATCGAACCGTGAAGCTGTGGAGCGGAGGGCCGGAGCCTACCGAATAG
- a CDS encoding sigma-54-dependent transcriptional regulator, producing the protein MKGLTILLVDDEPLMRLSMVDAMEAVGYEVRAASTGTEGIQLLRQNPFDLVITDLRLPGADGLAVLKATKEAAPETEVVVITAHGSMETAVGAMRLGAFDYITKPFQMDELLLIVERVGRVVRLRRETEESKEIHDDNFRFGGILGANSRMREVLDKVRTAAGSDVPVLILGESGTGKELVANAIHQNSPRNHHPLIKVSCGALSEALLDAELFGHEKGAFAGASRQRRGRFELAHRGTLFLDEISELPAGIQDKVLRLLQERKFWRLGGRESIEVDVRLVGATRVDLAQAVEKGRFHEDLYRRLNTVQVTLPPLRQRTDDIMIIADHLLHDYSSRMNKRLKGFSPSARDLLSRYSFPGNVRELEKIIERGVTTGRDHEMVHPADLCEFPSCPFTGGGPQESCGFCHEGLAAESKSKGVSLTSLSAAREEFEKSHILSVLERVEGNRTAAAKVLGLSRKALGDKCKRYGIPSVTEDAGEEGE; encoded by the coding sequence ATGAAAGGGCTGACGATTCTGCTGGTGGATGACGAACCGCTTATGCGCCTTTCCATGGTGGACGCCATGGAGGCCGTGGGGTATGAAGTGCGCGCAGCGTCCACCGGGACGGAAGGAATCCAACTCCTCCGCCAGAACCCGTTTGATCTCGTTATTACGGACCTGCGGCTTCCCGGTGCCGACGGCTTGGCGGTCCTCAAGGCGACAAAAGAAGCGGCACCCGAAACCGAAGTGGTCGTGATCACCGCCCACGGATCGATGGAAACCGCCGTGGGCGCCATGAGGCTTGGTGCATTCGACTACATCACCAAACCGTTTCAGATGGATGAACTGCTGCTCATCGTGGAGCGGGTGGGGCGGGTGGTCAGGCTTCGCCGTGAGACGGAGGAATCCAAAGAGATTCACGATGATAACTTCAGGTTCGGAGGAATTCTCGGGGCCAACAGCCGGATGCGGGAGGTGTTGGACAAGGTCAGAACGGCGGCGGGATCCGATGTGCCTGTTCTCATCCTCGGAGAGAGCGGAACCGGAAAGGAACTGGTTGCCAATGCCATTCACCAGAACAGCCCTCGTAATCATCATCCGCTGATCAAAGTGAGTTGCGGCGCCTTGTCGGAAGCCTTGCTCGACGCCGAGCTCTTCGGCCACGAGAAGGGCGCATTCGCTGGAGCCTCACGGCAACGAAGAGGACGCTTCGAATTGGCGCACCGGGGAACGTTGTTTCTTGACGAGATCAGTGAACTTCCGGCCGGTATTCAGGACAAAGTACTTCGCCTGCTGCAGGAACGAAAATTTTGGCGTCTGGGTGGCCGCGAGTCGATCGAGGTGGATGTCCGTCTGGTCGGGGCGACGCGTGTCGATCTGGCTCAGGCAGTTGAGAAAGGGCGCTTCCACGAAGATCTGTACCGGCGGCTCAATACGGTGCAGGTCACGCTCCCTCCGCTGAGACAGCGTACGGATGACATCATGATCATCGCCGATCATCTCCTCCACGACTATTCGAGCCGGATGAACAAGAGATTGAAGGGGTTTTCTCCCTCAGCCCGCGATCTCCTGTCACGGTATTCATTCCCCGGAAACGTACGGGAATTGGAAAAGATCATTGAGCGGGGCGTGACTACCGGACGCGATCATGAGATGGTTCATCCGGCCGATCTTTGTGAGTTTCCCTCTTGCCCGTTCACGGGAGGGGGGCCTCAAGAATCCTGCGGGTTCTGTCACGAAGGACTCGCGGCAGAAAGCAAGTCCAAAGGCGTCTCGCTGACGTCCTTGTCCGCCGCGCGGGAGGAGTTCGAGAAGAGCCATATCCTGTCCGTGCTGGAGCGTGTCGAAGGGAACCGAACTGCCGCGGCGAAGGTGTTGGGTCTGTCCCGTAAGGCGCTGGGGGATAAATGCAAACGCTACGGGATCCCGTCAGTCACGGAGGATGCCGGGGAAGAAGGGGAATAA